Below is a genomic region from Zea mays cultivar B73 chromosome 9, Zm-B73-REFERENCE-NAM-5.0, whole genome shotgun sequence.
aggaggatctcatttagggggagttttgtttagtcaaaggaaaagcatttgaaacagggggagaaaatttcaaatcttgaaaatgctttacaaaatcttattcatttacctttgactatttgcaaaagaactttgaaaaggatttacaaaagagtttgcaaaaacaaaacatgtggtgcaagcgtggtccaaaatgttaaaaacaaagaaacgatccatgcatatcttgtaagtatttatattggctcaattccaagcaacctttgcacttacattatgcaaactagttcaattatgcatttctatacttgctttggtttgtgttggcatcaatcaccaaaaagggggagattgaaagggaattaggcttacacctattttcctaattgattttggtggttgaattgtccaacacaaataattggactaactagtttgctctagtgtataagttatacaggtgccaaaggttcacacttagccaataaaaagatcaagtattggattcaacaaaggagcaaaggggcaaccgaaggcacctctggtctgggggcaccggactgtccggtgtacactggacagtgtccggtgcaccaccggacagtgtccggtgcaccagaggactccaactcaaacttgccaccttcgggaatttccggaggcactccgctataattcaccggactgtccggtgtacaccggacagtgtccggtgctccaaggaagagcggcctccgaaactcgccagcctcgggaaaacacagcggctgctccgctataattcaccggacatgtccggtgtacaccggactgtccggtgaaccagcagagcaacggctacttcgcgccaacggtcacctgcaggcgcattcaatgcgtgccagaagcgcgcagaagtcaggcacgcccatactggcgcaccagactttgaacagtacatgtccggtgtgcaccggacatccaggtgggcccagaagacagaagctccaacggtcggaatccaacggcattgatgacgtggctggcacaccggacatgtccggtgtacaccggactgtccggtgcaccatacgacagtcagcctccaccaacggtcatgtttggtggttggggctataaataccccaaccaccccaccattcattgtatccaagttttccagcttccaaccaatatacaagagctagcattcattgcaaagcacaccaaaagagatcaaatcatctcccaactccacataaagccttagtgactagagagagtgatttgtagtgttcatttgagctcttgcgcttggatcacttcttttctttggcattctttcttgtgatcaaacactcacttgtaattgaggcaagagacaccaattgtgtggtggtccttgcgggaagtttgattcccaagtgatttgagaagagaagctcactcggtccgagggaccgtttgagagagggaaagggttgaaagagacccggtctttgtgaccacctcaacggggagtaggtttgcgagaactgaacctcggtaaaacaaatccttgtgtcacactccttatttgcttgagatttgttttgcaccctctctcgcggactcgtttttatttctaacgctaacccggcttgtagttgtgtttatatttgtaaatttcagtttcgccctattcacccccccccctctaggcgactatcaaagggCCAGCTTGAGGTCCCCGAATATGCCAGCCCCGCCGCCAGAGAGcatgacaaagcacagctgcagagcaacgacggaaccaaaactgtccccctcgacaaggcgacacccaagcaaacggtcaccatcaacgaagacctcacttcgcatgacgaggagaaactcctctgctgtttgtccaagaacaaagacgtcttcgcctggtccgccctcgacctggtcggggtcagtcgctccatcatcgagcacagcttgggaatcgacccttcggtgagaccgaaaaaacagcggctccgcaaaatgtctgatgagaagatagaagccgccaaggccgaggtacatcgcctcctggaggccaaatttatcgagccagtggcctaccccacatggcttgccaacgttgtgatggtgtagAAAAAGAgtggcaaatggcggatgtgcatcgatttcaccagtctcaacaaggcctgcccaaaggacaacttcccgttgcctcggatcgacaaaatagtcgatagcgcggccgggtgcgaagtcatgtcactcctcgactgcttctccggctaccatcaaatatacatgaaggaggagggcaaggccagcaccagcttcataacacccttcggcacgtattgcttcatcagaatgctggagggactcaagaacgtcgggtccactttctcccagcttaccaaaacggtgctcgaggggcaagtcagcagaaatatattcacatatgtggacgacatcgtcgtcgccagcagaagcaaggaggaccatcttgctgacctcgccgaaacgtttgcgaacatgcgggacgcacgacttcacctaaaccccaaaaagtgcgtcttcggcgttcgccaggggaaaatattgggctacctggtgtcacaccgcggaatcgaggccaacccaaccaaaattcaggccatcatcaacatgacgcccccgcagtcagccagagacgtccaacgtctgacaggcagattggccgccctcaacagattcatctccaaatccatagagcgaagtctccccttcctcaaaactctccgcggcgcaaaagacttcgcttggggaccagagcaggcggcggccttcgcctcattgaaacagtacctgtcggaattggcggttcttacaagccccgactcttcgctacccctgttgctctatgttgcggcttcgccacatgcggtcagcgcggcactggttcaagagcagacagtagagggcaTGATCAgacaatgtccagtttattacgtctccgaagtgctcacacaATCAAAATataatatgacggaactggaaaagattgcctatgcagttgttatggcttcgcgcaaattgcgccactattttgaagcattcaaggtctggGTCACCTTAGAcaagggactcggcgaattgttcagaaacccggaggcatcggtccgGATTGCttaatgggcggccgaactctccggctaccacatcacattcgagcccaggacagccatcaagtcacaagttctggcagacttcgtcgtcgactggactgggccaataacacagccggacccgtccgcagagaaggtttggacaatccattgcgacggcgcatggtgccacgcggaggcaggcgctgctgcagtcatcacctcacccaccggggtcaagcacagatacgtggcacgcctcagctttgctctggaatctgacagatgcactaacaacatagcagaatacgaagctgtcatcctcggcctccgcaaactaagggcccttggtgtcactacctgcattatcagaacagagtccaaggtagtcgccggccaagtcgagaaagactacgcagcgaaggaccccgcacttatgcaatacctcgcggctatccgtagtctcgagagacaattcaaaggtttcaccttgcagcatgtggaccgggccaagaatgaggaggccgacgcattggccaaggctgccgccagaggcgagtccctgccctccgacgtgttctaccatgttatcggcacgccagccgtccgcagccccgaagggctccaaataaccaatgacagtgagggccaccgcatagtcaaccttattatgaccgaagactggcgggcaccaataaccctgtttctacaggggtactaccatccaaccgacatcaacgaggccaagcgcctcaaacatcgaagccgggacttcgcactaattgaaggccagctttacaagaagggggtcagtcaacccatgctcaaaTGTCTCACTgagaccgaaggcatccaaatcctacgcgaagtccacagcgggacttgcggctctcacgcagggccaagggccctagccgcaaaggtgatccgtcaaggtttctactagcccggaatgatctgcgccgcaaatcgggtcacaaggtcctgcgaagcctgccagaagttttctcctcgatcaggaagcccttcgcaattcacgaaactaatcgcccacacatggcctctccagcgctggggcctggacattggcgGGCCCCTgctcacggctcaggggaacctcaagttcaccttcgtcgctgtcgagtattttacaaaatggatcgaggcgagggctgtatcgacaataacatcaaagactgcacagaaattcttctggcaaaacattgtttgccgcttcggagtcccgtccgaactcacagttgacaacgacaagcaatttgacagccaagactttaaggatttctgcttctccattggcaccaagcttgccttcgcctcagtataccacccgcagtccaacggagttgtggaacgcgcaaatggaaaaattttcacagctgtcaagaagatgctcctcgacgataaaaagggcaagtgggccgatttgttacctgaagcggtctgggcactaaacacgactgagtgcagggcgactgggttcacccctttccgccttctatatggatcggaggccatgaccccgcaagaaataaaacatgggtccccacggacagtctcgtcagttgtccccgacgtggacgagcccacttcgaaggatctcatcgatggagaccgcgtcttcgccctacaggctctaaacaaataccaagcccaaacaaaagcatggcgtgaccacgcagtcatcccaagggaattcagcgaaggagacctcgtactcgtccggacagctcggacagagtcccggggcaagctggagcccaagtgggagggtccttttatcgtcaagacgaaggcgtcccccagcgcgtacaggctcgcaacgccagccggcgaggacttggagcattcttggaacattgataatctccgcaaattttttgtttgactccgcagggccagctcgcccttgtaattctcaaaacaattttattctggcctgcactcttttcctcccggggggtgaggtttttaacgaggcggagccatgtaatatacaatcgaaaaatcccccgcaaaaatctacgtcgaaaaaaagaccgcgtcgacggtcttcgacattcgaccaatacaaagtcaccgcgaggggcaacgctagctaccctcgcgtgcgacactccgcgcaaaagtcgcctaagggtgcagccggactagcacaacaagtgcgcaaaatcgaagtcttctccgaaagactatccgtgcaaaagtcgcctaagggtgcataaTAGCCCATGCAGGTGGCAACCAACTCTTGCTACGCTTATGTGCTTCCTAGCGTGAGGAATGTAGATTGGAAGAATTCGATTAGCAAATGCAAAATAAATTTAGATAGAAATTTCATAAACATGATTCAACAAAATCAAAATGCAAGTGATACAAATGGCCTGATAAAACATGAAAACAAGTAATCTAAATATGAAAAAAGAAGCAGAGATGAAATCTAGCACTGGTATTCAGAAATCTGTGTGAAACCCATAAAATCAGTTTAATAAGTTGATTTTCCAACAAAACTGTGAACATGGATCATATTTATGAAAGCACTAGCTCCAAACAGGATGATCAATTGATAAGACAGTAACAAAAAATTAGACCTACATAGAAATTGCTTGTGCAATAGAATACTTTTGTCTCTGCTTTGAATTGCCTCCAGATAGATTTACACTGAACTCGCGTAATCAGTGTATCCTTTGGTGAAACCTACACAAATACATAAAGCGTTGCAAACTATCTCCGTAGAACATCCTAACCATAAATATTTGTACGGTAACGTTTGACCAAATTGCAGAAACAGCCCAAGCACCACTCCGAAGAtaaaaattataaagaaaaggcaGAATCATGCATGGTGATTGGATGCTAATCCCCAGGACCCAATATTTGCCCTCCCGAGTGAAAAATTAAAAGCCCAAAGGGGGTAAAATCTAACATGAGTTGGATCCCTAGCTAGGACAGGATTCACATCCCCAAGAAGCAACAAATGTAGACTCTTATCGCTGGAAAACACAATACTCGCATCAGCAGGAACAAGTTTACAAGCAGGCCAATAACACCGAAATCGACCAAGGAGTGGAGTTAGGGCCCGTTCGTTTCTGCTGGAACAGACTAGGATTAATTCCAAATCTCCAAAACTTATAGTAATTATTGAAGGAATTCAAGCCAGATTTATTCCACCCCTTCATTCCATGCGAAATGAACAGGCCCTTATTTGGATCGGAGGCAGGCGGATCCCACAGGCAGCCCCTCCGTTCGTGATAGCAGGAGGGCGAACGCTGACTCGCTAGCCCATGGACCTGCGGCTACCTCCAAGGACGGGAGGTGAGAGCAGGAGCCTGCCCGCCGGGTGGCGATATAGGGTCGAGTGGGGACAGGACCATCACATTCACCAAGTCGCTCCAAGGGACGGGGAGAAAAATACTCATCAATCGCGTGAGATTTGGGGAGGGGGGAGGGCAGTGGGTGTCAGCATGGGGAGGGAGAGAGCACAATGGTTTTCGGCGCGAGGAGATAGCACGACGAAGAGGATGGGGCGGGTGACGTCCTCAACATGGGAGGAGGCTTCCACGCGTCAGCACACCGAGACATTCGCGCGGCCGTGCGAGGAAACGGGCAGCCGACAACAACGCATCGGGGTCCTCGTCGTCGTCCATGACGGTGGCGGGTGTCGTGAGGATTCAGGGGCTATTCGAAGGGAGGCATCATAGGAGTGAGCAGGACGGGAGAGAGTTTTTTTGGACATGACAGGAGAGAGCTACGAGGAAGAGGGCACGACTTCTCTCCTGAACGGCATTTGATGAAAATTTCGCGTCCGCGCTAGCTTTCCACGCGTCGCAAGGAGGCGCAGTCCGACGGCCGTGAAACCCGGAGAGGGGCTCAAAGTCGAGCGTCTTTTAAGACTTTAGATAAGGGGGAAACGAAACGGCTTACAATTTAAAACAGAGGAAGTACatcttcaaaccaaacacacgTCAATTCTCTACCCAAACACCACAACGTAGGACTCTGGAGCGGGGTCTTAAAACCTAGGGTGAGAATGGAACAGGCTTAGTCGGGCCTTTTACACGAAGCTCTCCTTTTCGTCAATGGCACCTACATGCACGGATGCGTACCAAAACAAAATACGACGCCCGGATGCACTCCCTACGGAGAAAACTGTGGCAAGACATGGTCTTCTCTTCTGTTAGAGGTAGCACTGGGCTACAGAAAGGTGACCCTAGATGCTAATTAACAATGCAGTTACCGATTTTTTTTGTTTTGGATAAAGAAGACTTTATTAATTTCAACGTGTCGTATCAAGTTGATATAAAGAATTAAAATTTCTTTCGGTCTCTGCTCATCAATATGCACACAACCTAAGCAAAAGTAGCACACACACTCTAGCGACAACCAATCTGATGACTAGATCGTCACCCATGAGCCTAGGAAAAAAATCCTTGGCCACCTGCGCCAAGAAACGCGTAGCCGCCGCAACCGTAGCTTACTGGTCCGCCTTGTGCAACACCGCCCATGTACGAAGTCAGTAGGAAATGGCGTACATAACCTGCAACGGGGAATAGATCGTttctctcttaaaaacaaaaccaATTCTGGTTAGCCAAAGAGCCCAACGGATACTTGCCACTCCTAGCAAAACAATGTTTCTAATATTGTGATTAAACCTCTCTAGCCAGCTACCAAACATATTAGAGACACTAGAAGGTGCATGTATCTCGAAGGCTAAATAGATTATACCCCCAGACCATACGAGCGAAACGACATTAAAAAAATAGGTGCTTAATTATCTCCGGTTTATGACAGAAGCAACAAGATATGTCTCCATGCCAATTTCGCTCGGCCAGGTTGTCCGTAGTTAGGATTACTTCTATCctaaggtaccacaagaagacttTAATCTTAAGTGGAGTTTTTAATTTCTATATAGTCTTTTGTTTAGATTGGTACTTCAGTTTTAATCAAAGCCCGATGATGGGATTTTACCCAGAACTGACCGGACTGGGTCAGTCTTCAATGGAAAGTATCATCCTCTTGTGATAACTGAATGCTAGCGATACGTAAACACAATTCGTTCCAATCCGCTAACCTAGGCCCAATTAATGTTCTTGTCCAAGAAAAAGTTGCTTCTGTATCCATTAGCGCCTCCGCAGTAGTTATGAATTTCTTTCTTGCAATGCTATATAATACAGCGTATCGATCTTTCGATCCATGTCCTTTAAACCAGGCGTCTTCCCAAAATCTCAAATTTGATCCAATTTTATTTTAAAGGCTCCTAAACGAAGGAAATCTTGTTTAACCTTTTTTTTTGAAGAATCAGGAGGGGGAGACGCCTACTGCGAATTTTATTAGAAAGCGAAAAGAAAAGGTTAGAACTTAGTCCTTTTACAaacaataaaaagaaaagaataagagAGCACTATTCCTATGTCTGCCACAGACTCAGCCAATTCGGGATAGAGGTGTCAAATTTCCCCCGCGCTCTGTGAATGATCAGTCGCATTTCGCTACTGAATTCCTGCGTACAGCGGAGCATTGAGGGATCTTTGTTTGAAAACAGCCACTCGTTTCAGCTTTTCCAGATGCTCCAAGTCATGAGAATAATAATCTCCATAGAGAAGGGAACGTTAAGCTGGTGTTTAAGGTTCGCTGATGCCTCTTCAGGATTAGAAATTCTGGGCGGAGTAATGTCAATTGAGTTCCAGCAGGCTTTCGCGAAGTTGCATCTGAGGAATAGATGATATAGGGTCTCCTCTCTTTGCCAAAGGCAGTTTTCACAAGAATAGGAGTCCAGCTCCATGTTTCTCCTTCTCAGCATATTTCTGGTGTTTAGCCTATTTTTGAGCCACAGCCAGTAGAAGACTTTATGCTTAGGTTGACATTTGCTTTTCCAAACTAGTCTGTAGATAGGGTGAGTCTGCATCTGGCCCATGGAAAATCTGTAAGCTTTTTTGGGATGAGAATTTGTCCGACCCCCAAATGTACCTCCAGTGGTCGTGAGCATCATTCAGAACAATTTGCTCCCAGGATCCCTTCAGCACCAGAAATTGATCATACGCTTGTTCAGAGATAGGTAAATGAAAAAAACCATCAAACTGCTCCTGTTCCTTGGCCTCTTTGATAGTCAATTTTGAGTTTTTGACAAAGGAGAATAGCTCTGGGAAATTATGCCTCAGGATGCTCTGACTCCACTGATCATCCCAGAACGAAATTGATCTGCCATTACCAATAGCGGGAATAGCCAGTCCTTTGAAGTTTGGAAGAAGCTTGACTATGCTCTTCCACCAGAAAGAGCCAACACTTCTATGGCCAGGGAGACCACGGAGTAAATAGTAACTATTCCAGATAAGATGCACCCAAGGTAAGTCACTGTGATTGAAAAATTTATGCAAGAATTTGATTAGAAGAGCCTCGTTCTGTGATTCTAAGCGAACAACCCCCAGCCCACCATTCACTTTCCTCTGAGTAACCGAATTCCAAGCAATCAAAGGTGGCTTCTTGGAGTTGATGTTATTTCCTCTCCACAGACAGTGCTTTCTGAAAATGTCAATTTCCTTAATGATGGTTTTAGGAATCTTGAGCGTGCACATAAAGAACATTGGTAGGGCTGAGAAGACTGAATTTACCAATTCCAAGCGCCCAGTCTGAGACAAAAAGTTTGAGGAGCAGGACAACCTCTTCTGAATCCTTTGAATAAGAGGGAGATAATGTTCCTTTCTGGGTCTCGCAAGGCCCAGAGGCAAGCCAAGATAGGTGAATGGCATCTCGCCAATCTGGCAATTGAAGGTATGGGACAGGATCACCATTTTATCAGGGGACACGTTTATAGGGAACATATTTGATTTATTGTAGTGTAAGACTAGACCAAAAAGCGAGAATCTGCGGTTTGCTGATGAGTCTACTAAACTCGAGTCGACTGACGAATGCAGATTGCCCATTGCACTGGGCTATAGAAAAAGGTCCAATAATGTGGCACATGGTCGCGTAGGAAACACCTTTACGGCTAAAACCTTTCTTTCAATTCCTGGCCTAGGGTGTTGGCAATTATAGGGACCTAAAATAATCCGCGCGAGTTAATAAAAGCTATCGAGTCTGTCGAAATCCCTGTGCGAGAATACATGCATGGCTCGGGCAGCTGGCACGCCATGCCATGCCATCATggggacacacacacacacacacctacCTCGCTCGCCAATAATTCTCAAACGCTGCGGGTTGATCCGGCGCTAAGATGGCGGATCATCTTCGGATCGGCTATACGGGTAACTCGTGATTGGTGCAACGGTAACCATCGAACAGGAATCTGCATCTGGCACTGTCTGTACAGAGACGAGAGTGCGAGTGAATGAGATCCGAGATCCAAGCAGTACCCTTGACAGCGAGGAGACCATTCATCACATTCAATGGCACATCTTGTGCGAGAAGATGGGaagtatatgtatatatatttttcttcttcttcatcagcatGTTGGGTGTCTTAGAACTGAAAGCTGGAGTTACAAGTGCTCGACGTGCTTCTATCTTTCGACCTTCCATTTCATTTTGCACTTAGATGTACTCCAGCTGTACTCGGAATTTTCTCAGAGGGTTAAAAATGGAACGGTACGATTGAACATTGAAGGAGTGGATGACAGTCACTTTGTCCATCAAATCAAAACAACATTTGAAGTTCAACTGAGGCATCTGATGTTCCAATGGAAGAGAGCTCATGTTGTTTCTGTTGAGTTGCATGATGACCAAATTCCTTATAGAGAGCAACCCTGCTTCATAATCTTGCAGGTAATCCAACAAGCTGCTCCATCTTCTTCCCAACTTTATACTAGTTTATGTGCAAACAAGAGAGATACTTTGTATAGGAAAACGACGGACCATTTAACGCACAGTTGCAGATTACTATTACTGGCTGCAGTGTACCATATAATACCCAGGGACAAGACAACAGTACATCACATAGCTAGATAACTGCGAAGCCAAATACCCGTCTCAGCGAGACCACCATAAATAGAGCTTACACAACATAGCCAACATGCAAATCATTTTAGAACTGACCAGATGCAGAGGCAGGAATTCTCGAGGCGGGCTACACAAGTGTGCACCGTGCACTGCAATGCCCAACAACAAGATTGTAGCAGCAAACATGGAAGAGAAAGGCGCGGGGGGCAAGGCAGCAGTTCCGCATGACGAGTTACCGCGGTTTACAATCTTCCTGATACCCAACCGTAGGGAACCCCCCCTAGATCTTGTCGAGCTTGTCTGCCTTCACCACCGGATTAGCCTTGGCAATGGCGTCCCTGGCAGCAGTCCGGTAGTCGAACTTGCAGTCGTGCTTGTCGGAGTAGCGGTGGAGTGCGCAGTACAAGTTCCCACACCGGCAGTTGAATCCCGTAAGTCCAACCCTCTTCCTGCAGGCGCTGCACCGGTTCGGCCCTACCTTCCCCCCTTTGGAGATCGCCGCCACCCCCTCGCTGGGTCCGGCAACATCAGCGGGCTGCTGCACGTTCATTGTTTGCAACTCAACTTGGGCAACAGCTACTACCGTGTTGCTGCCAGCAACAACCGGCTCCATGACGGCGTCGCTGCCGTTCACGATGCTGTCGATAGAGGAGGCAGCCAGCTTGGCCTGATCCTGCTTCGTTATCATCTCCTTGTGGCACTTGGAGCACATGTTCATGGTCGCCGCGCTGCCGAAGAAGCCACAGTTATTGATGCAGAGGATGGGTCCCTCGGGGGCCTGGCACCCAGCCTCCTTGTGCTCCATGGCTTCCTTAACTAGAATAATACGAAACAACTGATCAATACCAGAATAGTAGTCGACATAGTGTGTCACCAGCTTCCCAAAAGTTGCTACTAGTAGTAAAAAAACAATCATAAAATCTAAGTGAAAGTTGGTACTGCCTTGATTCAGTAAGACATGCTGCAACCTAATGCCAGACTGAAGGTGCTATCAAAAGGGTAATTGTAGCTTGGTCAAGCGCCCAACTGAAGGTGCTATCATATAGAGCCTGCACTATCATTTGGCTAACAGCCGAATCACCTAACGGCAACACACCACGGGTGAAATCAATTCTAAAAAGATGGCCCAACTTTTAGCCGCTTTACGCAACAAATCTACAAAGTAGCAACCATATCTGCTCATTAACTTTCGGCAAAGCAGGCAACAACACACCCAACCAATAAGTGGAAAGGACTCGCCTTTACAACAGATAAACGCTCTTACCCCACCCCCACCCCCCCAAAAAAAATTATCTGGCTGTTGTTCGCTGTTAGGTACAGCGTAAATCGGAACGGCTCAATTGGTTCCGCATCGACCCACTCAACAAGCACgcaaaatatatatataattcacaGTTTTTGACCCGGACAACTAAAAAAACGGGGAAATTAATTGGATGCAGAGTGGCCAGATACACGAACCTCGGATGAGACGGCCCTCTTTGCGATTCCTCTCCGACGATCCCTGCGTGAACGACGCAAAGAAACCGATCAAATATAAGAGGGGAAAAAAGGAGGACGGCCCGGATCGGGCGCGCGAGGCGGAGCCAAAGCCCCAAATCTACAGATCAAAGGGAGAAGAGACCATATTATGATTGAATCGGAGGCAGCGAGGTGCTAACCCTAGGGGGAGACGAGGAGGCGAGGGGAGAGGAATCGCAGGGAATTCGGTGGGCTTCGAAATGGGGGGCGAAACGTGGGGGCGTGGGGAGAGAGATAAAGGAAAGGAGGAGGGCGCCGGAAATGACGAAGCTGCCCCCCTCGCCGGCCCCCGCGGCGATTTTTCCATGCCGGAGGCGGGCGGAGGCCCCCGCCGTTGGATTGCCGCCTACtacctttttttctctctcttttttcctTGGGAGTGGAAATATCATTGCTTCTTTTGTGATAA
It encodes:
- the LOC542155 gene encoding Zinc finger A20 and AN1 domain-containing stress-associated protein 8 isoform 2 (isoform 2 is encoded by transcript variant 2) → MGSSERNRKEGRLIRVKEAMEHKEAGCQAPEGPILCINNCGFFGSAATMNMCSKCHKEMITKQDQAKLAASSIDSIVNGSDAVMEPVVAGSNTVVAVAQVELQTMNVQQPADVAGPSEGVAAISKGGKVGPNRCSACRKRVGLTGFNCRCGNLYCALHRYSDKHDCKFDYRTAARDAIAKANPVVKADKLDKI
- the LOC542155 gene encoding Zinc finger A20 and AN1 domain-containing stress-associated protein 8 isoform 1 (isoform 1 is encoded by transcript variant 1) — its product is MEHKEAGCQAPEGPILCINNCGFFGSAATMNMCSKCHKEMITKQDQAKLAASSIDSIVNGSDAVMEPVVAGSNTVVAVAQVELQTMNVQQPADVAGPSEGVAAISKGGKVGPNRCSACRKRVGLTGFNCRCGNLYCALHRYSDKHDCKFDYRTAARDAIAKANPVVKADKLDKI